In Saccharomyces kudriavzevii IFO 1802 strain IFO1802 genome assembly, chromosome: 9, the following proteins share a genomic window:
- the NAS2 gene encoding Nas2p (similar to Saccharomyces cerevisiae NAS2 (YIL007C); ancestral locus Anc_7.130) produces MDEKDLSDLLANVKIDPSLTSRMSQMDNFKLPELMVLKTDIEAQLEAYFGLLKEQGIGMDSPLVTPDGYPRSDVDVLQITMIRKNVNMLKNDLNHVLQKSHVLLNQHFDNMNVKTHQKANDNGANSGDQPVQYAIPFAFISEVVPGSPSDKAGIQINDKLISIGSVHAANHSKLQNIQAVVIKNEEKPLPVRLLRDGQILTTSLSPSRSWNGKGLLGCRIQEL; encoded by the coding sequence ATGGATGAGAAAGACCTGAGCGACTTATTGGCCAATGTCAAAATAGACCCCAGCTTGACATCGAGAATGAGCCAAATGGACAACTTCAAACTTCCGGAATTGATGGTCCTTAAGACAGATATCGAGGCACAGCTGGAGGCATATTTTGGCCTGCTCAAGGAGCAGGGCATAGGTATGGATTCTCCGTTGGTAACACCGGATGGCTATCCTCGTTCGGATGTCGATGTATTGCAAATCACTATGATCAGGAAGAACGTCAATATGTTAAAAAACGATTTGAATCACGTTTTGCAAAAATCACATGTGTTGTTGAATCAGCATTTTGATAATATGAACGTTAAAACGCACCAAAAAGCCAACGATAACGGCGCGAATAGTGGTGACCAACCCGTCCAGTATGCTATCCCCTTTGCATTCATCAGTGAGGTAGTGCCAGGTAGCCCATCGGATAAAGCCGGCATTCAGATCAATGATAAACTGATATCCATCGGCAGTGTGCATGCGGCAAACCATTCCAAGCTACAAAACATTCAAGCGGTTGTCataaagaatgaagaaaagccACTGCCTGTCCGTCTCTTGAGGGATGGGCAAATCCTCACAACGTCGCTATCGCCTTCGAGAAGCTGGAACGGCAAAGGTCTGTTAGGCTGTAGGATACAAGAGTTGTGA
- the CFD1 gene encoding iron-sulfur cluster assembly protein CFD1 (similar to Saccharomyces cerevisiae CFD1 (YIL003W); ancestral locus Anc_7.136), giving the protein MEEQETGVPAASLAGIKHIILILSGKGGVGKSSVTTQTALTLCSMGFKVGVLDIDLTGPSLPRMFGLENKSIYQSSDGWQPVKVETDSIGSLSVISLGFLLGDRGNSVVWRGPKKTSMIKQFISDVAWGELDYLLIDTPPGTSDEHISIAEELRYSKPDGGIVVTTPQSVATADVKKEINFCKKVDLEILGIIENMSGFVCPYCAECTNIFSSGGGKRLSEQFSVPYLGNVPIDPKFVEMIENQASSEKSLVEMYKESSLYPIFGEIMKKLRD; this is encoded by the coding sequence ATGGAGGAACAAGAAACAGGCGTCCCTGCAGCTTCCTTGGCAGGAATCAAGCATATTATACTAATACTTTCTGGAAAGGGTGGTGTTGGTAAAAGTTCAGTGACCACACAAACAGCGCTTACCCTTTGCAGTATGGGTTTTAAAGTTGGGGTTTTAGATATCGATTTGACAGGACCGTCTCTACCTAGAATGTTTGGCCTAGAGAATAAATCCATTTATCAGAGTTCCGACGGTTGGCAGCCCGTGAAAGTGGAAACTGATTCTATCGGTTCCCTAAGCGTAATTTCATTGGGGTTTTTGCTCGGTGATAGAGGCAACAGTGTTGTATGGAGAGGACCCAAGAAGACTTCTATGATAAAGCAATTTATCTCAGATGTCGCCTGGGGTGAATTAGATTACCTTCTTATTGATACCCCTCCAGGAACTTCAGATGAACACATTTCAATAGCAGAAGAGTTAAGATATTCTAAACCAGATGGCGGTATCGTCGTGACTACACCACAGAGTGTTGCAACAGCTGATGTCAAGAAGGAAATCAATTTCTGCAAAAAGGTCGATCTAGAAATCCTTGGtataattgaaaatatgtCAGGATTCGTATGCCCATATTGCGCAGAATGTACGAATATCTTCTCCAGTGGAGGTGGGAAAAGACTATCCGAGCAGTTTTCTGTTCCGTATCTAGGTAATGTCCCTATAGATCCAAAATTTGTAGAAATGATTGAAAACCAAGCTTcaagtgaaaaatctcTGGTTGAAATGTACAAGGAATCGTCTCTATATCCAATTTTTGgagaaataatgaagaaattgagggACTAA
- the FAA3 gene encoding long-chain fatty acid-CoA ligase FAA3 (similar to Saccharomyces cerevisiae FAA3 (YIL009W)) produces the protein MSEQYSVAVGKAANEHETAPRRNIRVKKRPLIRPLNSSASTLYEFALECFNKGGKRDGMAWRDVIEIHETKKTTVKKVDGKDKSTEKTWLFYEMSPYKTTTYQELTWVMHDMGRGLVKIGIRPNGEHKFHIFASTSHKWMKTFLGCISQGIPVVTAYDTLGESGLIHSMVETESAAIFTDNQLLARMIVPLQSAKDIKFLIHNEPIDPNDKRQGGKLYKSAKDAINKIREVRPDLKIYSFEDIIKIGKKSKDEIQLHPPEPEDLACVMYTSGSISAPKGVVLTHYNIVSGIAGVGHNVFGWIGSTDRVLSFLPLAHIFELIFEFEAFYWNGILGYGSVKTLTNNSTRNCKGDLIEFKPTIMIGVAAVWETVRKAILERVNDLSPVLQKIFWSAYSMKERSVPCTGFLSRLVFKKVRQATGGQLKYIMNGGSAISIDAQKFFNIVLCPMIIGYGLTETVANACVLEPNHFEYGIVGDLVGSITAKLVDVKDLGYFAKNNQGELLLKGAPVCSEYYKNPIETAVAFTYDGWFRTGDIVEWTPKGQIKIIDRRKNLVKTLNGEYIALEKLESVYRSSSYVQNICVYADESRVKPVGIVVPNMGPLSKFAVKLRIMKKGENIENYVHERALQSAVFKEMLATAKSQGLNGIELLCGIVFFDEEWSPENGFVTSAQKLKRREILAAVKSDVERVYKENS, from the coding sequence ATGTCCGAGCAATACTCCGTCGCAGTTGGTAAAGCTGCTAATGAGCACGAGACCGCTCCCAGAAGAAACATTAGGGTCAAGAAGCGGCCCTTGATTAGACCTTTGAACTCATCTGCGTCTACGCTCTACGAATTTGCCCTAGAGTGCTTCAACAAGGGCGGTAAGCGAGATGGTATGGCTTGGAGAGACGTTATTGAGATTCATGAGACGAAGAAAACCACCGTCAAAAAGGTAGATGGCAAGGATAAGTCCACGGAGAAGACATGGTTGTTTTATGAAATGTCGCCCTATAAAACGACGACCTACCAAGAGCTGACGTGGGTGATGCACGACATGGGTCGTGGGCTGGTCAAGATAGGTATTAGGCCCAATGGTGAACACAAGTTTCACATCTTTGCGTCCACTTCCCATAAATGGATGAAAACTTTCCTTGGTTGTATATCTCAAGGGATTCCCGTAGTAACCGCGTATGACACACTGGGTGAGAGCGGTCTGATCCACTCCATGGTGGAAACGGAGTCCGCTGCCATCTTCACTGACAATCAATTGCTGGCCAGGATGATAGTGCCTTTGCAATCCGCCAAAGATATCAAATTCCTTATCCATAACGAACCTATAGACCCCAATGACAAGAGACAAGGCGGTAAACTATACAAATCCGCCAAGGACGCCATCAATAAGATCAGAGAGGTTAGGCCAGACTTAAAAATCTACAGTTTTGAAGATATCATAAAGATAGGtaaaaaaagcaaagatGAGATTCAACTGCATCCACCCGAGCCAGAGGATCTGGCTTGTGTCATGTATACTTCAGGCTCAATCAGTGCGCCAAAGGGTGTGGTGTTGACGCATTATAACATTGTTTCCGGGATAGCTGGTGTGGGTCACAACGTTTTCGGATGGATTGGCTCTACAGATCGCGTTCTGTCATTCTTACCATTGGCTCACATTTTTGAACTAATCTTTGAATTCGAAGCCTTTTACTGGAACGGTATTCTTGGATACGGTAGTGTCAAGACTTTGACTAATAATTCAACACGTAATTGCAAGGGTGATCTCATCGAGTTTAAGCCCACTATAATGATCGGCGTGGCTGCCGTGTGGGAAACAGTGAGGAAGGCTATTTTGGAAAGGGTCAATGATTTGTCCCCCGTGCtccaaaagattttttggtCTGCTTATAGTATGAAAGAAAGGAGCGTTCCATGTACCGGGTTTTTAAGTCGTTTagtcttcaaaaaagtcAGACAAGCCACTGGGGGGCAACTCAAATATATTATGAATGGTGGGTCTGCAATCAGTATAGATGctcagaaatttttcaacattgtCCTATGTCCCATGATTATTGGTTATGGATTGACGGAAACTGTGGCAAATGCTTGTGTTTTGGAACCAAATCATTTCGAATATGGTATTGTCGGTGATCTTGTTGGGTCAATTACCGCCAAATTGGTAGATGTTAAGGATTTGGGTTATTTTGCAAAGAATAATCAAGGGGAGTTGCTACTAAAGGGTGCCCCTGTCTGTTCTGAATATTATAAGAACCCTATAGAAACCGCAGTTGCTTTCACCTATGACGGATGGTTTCGTACTGGTGATATTGTTGAATGGACCCCCAAGGGACAAATTAAAATCATTGAtagaagaaagaatttgGTTAAAACTCTAAATGGTGAATATATTGCACTCGAAAAATTAGAGTCTGTTTATAGATCAAGCTCTTACGTGCAAAACATCTGTGTTTATGCCGATGAAAGTAGGGTCAAACCAGTGGGTATTGTGGTACCCAACATGGGACCCCTATCTAAATTTGCTGTCAAGTTGCgtataatgaaaaagggTGAGAACATCGAAAACTACGTTCATGAAAGGGCGTTACAGAGTgctgttttcaaagagATGCTGGCAACTGCCAAATCTCAAGGTTTAAATGGTATTGAACTGCTATGTGGTATTGTCttctttgatgaagagTGGTCACCTGAAAATGGGTTTGTTACATCCGCTCAAAAACttaaaagaagagaaatcTTGGCCGCTGTCAAATCAGACGTGGAAAGGGTGtacaaagaaaactctTAG
- the YIA6 gene encoding NAD+ transporter (similar to Saccharomyces cerevisiae YEA6 (YEL006W) and YIA6 (YIL006W); ancestral locus Anc_7.133), whose protein sequence is MTQADNTVPSCSVLPERQRCPADHEEPLLLHEEQLIFPDHVSQLSSADIIEPIKMNGSTESIIGSTLWGRSVSLSSTQITALSGAFAGFLSGVAVCPLDVAKTRLQAQGLQSRFENPYYRGIMGTLSTIMRDEGPRGLYKGLVPIVLGYFPTWMIYFSAYEFSKKFFHGIFPQFDFIAQSCAAIAAGAASTSLTNPIWVVKTRLMLQSDLGEHPTHYKGTFDAFRKMSSQEGFKAFYAGLVPSLLGLFHVAIHFPIYEDLKIRFHCYSRENNSNTINLQRLIIASSVSKMIASAVTYPHEILRTRMQLKSDIPNSIQRRLFPLIKTTYAQEGLKGFYSGFTTNLIRTIPASAITLVSFEYFRNRLENVSSVAI, encoded by the coding sequence ATGACGCAGGCTGATAATACCGTCCCCAGCTGCAGTGTGCTGCCAGAGCGGCAGCGTTGTCCTGCAGACCACGAAGAGCCCCTGTTGCTGCATGAAGAACAGCTGATATTCCCTGATCATGTCTCCCAATTATCCTCTGCAGACATTATTGAGCCAATTAAGATGAATGGCAGCACAGAATCCATCATTGGGAGCACGCTGTGGGGGAGATCGGTGTCTCTGTCCTCGACGCAAATAACTGCTCTCTCTGGCGCATTTGCTGGATTCTTATCGGGGGTGGCAGTATGTCCCCTCGACGTCGCCAAAACACGATTGCAAGCACAGGGACTACAAAGCAGATTTGAGAATCCTTACTACAGGGGGATAATGGGGACCCTGAGCACTATAATGAGAGACGAGGGCCCGCGAGGCCTATACAAAGGATTGGTACCGATAGTCCTGGGCTATTTTCCAACTTGGATGATATACTTTTCAGCGTATGAATTCagcaaaaaattcttccatGGCATTTTCCCACAGTTCGATTTCATTGCTCAGTCGTGTGCTGCCATAGCAGCGGGGGCTGCGTCTACCTCTCTGACCAACCCAATTTGGGTCGTGAAGACAAGACTCATGTTGCAATCAGACCTTGGCGAGCATCCTACGCATTATAAGGGCACGTTCGATGCGTTTAGGAAAATGTCCTCGCAGGAAGGTTTCAAAGCATTCTATGCGGGGCTGGTCCCCTCATTGCTAGGATTATTTCATGTGGCTATTCATTTTCCCATATatgaagatttgaagataaGGTTCCATTGTTATTCTCGAGAAAATAACTCCAACACCATTAACTTACAGCGGTTGATCATAGCGTCATCTGTCTCTAAGATGATTGCCTCAGCGGTGACGTATCCGCACGAAATTTTACGAACCAGGATGCAATTAAAGTCAGACATACCGAACTCCATTCAACGACGGTTGTTCCCACTGATCAAGACAACCTATGCGCAAGAGGGACTCAAGGGGTTTTACTCGGGATTTACCACAAACCTAATACGAACCATTCCAGCCTCCGCGATCACTCTAGTATCCTTTGAATATTTCAGAAACCGCCTGGAAAACGTCAGCTCTGTGGCAATATAG
- the CMI7 gene encoding Cmi7p (similar to Saccharomyces cerevisiae YIL002W-A; ancestral locus Anc_7.141): MTRDTPEDVSTAGAKDILEVLNLLKGGEEKISEVELKLDEMEKKMDSLLDQLEGLHRDNDELAKKSGQK; this comes from the coding sequence ATGACTCGTGATACACCCGAAGATGTCAGCACTGCAGGCGCAAAGGATATTTTGGAGGTTCTAAACCTACTTAAAggaggagaagaaaagatatCAGAAGTCGAACTTAAGTTGgatgaaatggaaaagaaaatggacTCTCTATTAGATCAGTTAGAAGGCCTGCACAGGGATAACGACGAATTGGCAAAGAAGTCTGGTCAAAAATAG
- the EPS1 gene encoding protein disulfide isomerase EPS1 (similar to Saccharomyces cerevisiae EPS1 (YIL005W); ancestral locus Anc_7.134) has product MTTQLRRNLLTFLSCITLLVALAVGAAEPPKGFPEPLNSTQFKEELSKGLHIVDFYSPYCPHCKHLAPVWMETWEEFKEEGNKLNITFSQVNCIESADLCADENIEFFPDIRLYNPSGYIKSFTETPRTKESLIAFARRESMDPDNLDADLDSALSLSQDLEGFDFLELIAGKATRPHLISFWPAKDLRDSDDLVNFENCARCREFQRTWKIISRQVNVEDIRTGHVNCESNPTICEELGFAELAKITNHRGDREPKVALVLPNKTSNSLIDYPNGYSVNSKGYVDFAKRTFANSQFPNITEEELRKKVRGSVEFLQERGSVSNNDIHLVFAYDPETVVIEDFDILQYLIEPLSKIPNVYLYQIDKSLIDTSRIFFEGMYEVINHNSSEAQKRFNEEYFAMNTVTQLPTFFMFKDGDFISHVYPGYSTTEMRKIDAIMKWVERYSTPLVAEVTSSNFRELMSFEPETYSNLAVQLVSGGKNKQIKGSNTLIHKLLCANWDYEHTRMENNFEQINIKRTKKADSIKLLREKQAPADKIVNKMREEIPHVDHNKLLLGYLDISKEKNFFKKFGITGDHKVGEVIIIDKLNNYYYTKDNFGNNLTPNNLQSLREAFVSLNIPSKALYNAKLGGRLMNSPFHSAFSFLDIVHQNGIFGYLLIVLLIIMLFKGPSFCRRYRIMKHYKGKRDVVGILGNVEKKQSQD; this is encoded by the coding sequence ATGACAACGCAACTGAGAAGGAACTTATTAACCTTCCTATCATGCATCACTCTCCTGGTGGCCCTCGCAGTAGGAGCCGCTGAACCGCCTAAGGGATTTCCAGAGCCCTTAAACTCCACGcaattcaaagaagagcTGTCTAAGGGGCTGCACATTGTCGACTTTTACAGCCCATATTGCCCACATTGTAAACATTTGGCCCCTGTTTGGATGGAAACATGGGAAGAGTTTAAAGAGGAAGGCAACAAACTCAATATAACTTTTTCACAAGTTAACTGTATTGAAAGCGCTGATTTATGTGCCGATGAGAATATTGAATTCTTCCCTGATATTAGACTCTATAACCCTTCAGGATACATCAAATCGTTTACTGAAACTCCAAGGACTAAAGAGTCGTTGATTGCGTTTGCACGTAGAGAGTCTATGGATCCAGATAACCTCGATGCTGATTTGGATTCTGCCCTAAGCCTAAGTCAAGACCTCGAaggttttgattttctcgAATTGATTGCTGGTAAGGCAACTAGGCCACATTTGATTTCCTTCTGGCCAGCAAAAGACTTGAGAGACAGCGACGATTtagtaaattttgaaaactgtGCCAGATGCCGtgaatttcaaagaacaTGGAAAATTATTTCAAGACAAGTAAATGTGGAGGATATACGGACGGGTCATGTAAACTGCGAATCCAATCCGACCATCTGTGAAGAATTGGGCTTTGCTGAGTTGGCGAAAATTACCAACCATAGAGGCGATAGAGAGCCTAAAGTGGCATTAGTTTTACCCAATAAGACTTCGAATAGTTTGATCGACTATCCAAATGGTTACTCCGTGAATTCAAAAGGCTATGTAGACTTCGCCAAAAGAACTTTTGCAAACAGTCAATTCCCTAATATTACAGAAGAGGAACtcaggaaaaaagtaagagGAAGTGTTGAATTTTTGCAAGAAAGGGGTTCAGTATCCAACAATGATATCCACTTAGTTTTTGCATATGATCCTGAAACTGTTGtaattgaagattttgacaTTCTACAATACCTAATTGAGCCTCTATCTAAGATTCCCAATGTTTACTTATACCAGATTGACAAAAGTTTAATAGATACATCTCgtatattttttgaaggaatgTACGAAGTGATTAATCACAACTCAAGCGAAGCTCAAAAGCGTTTTAATGAAGAATACTTTGCAATGAACACGGTTACGCAACTTCCAACTTTTTTCATGTTCAAGGATGGCGACTTTATATCTCATGTTTACCCTGGATATTCCACAACAgaaatgagaaaaattgaCGCAATTATGAAATGGGTAGAAAGGTACTCCACTCCCTTAGTGGCAGAAGTCACCTCTTCTAACTTCAGAGAGTTGATGTCATTTGAACCTGAGACTTACAGTAATTTAGCAGTTCAGTTAGTAAGTGGTGGTAAGAACAAACAGATCAAGGGAAGCAATACACTCATTCATAAACTACTTTGTGCAAATTGGGATTATGAGCATACCCGTATGGAAAATAACTTCGAACAAATTAAcataaaaagaacaaagaaagcaGACAGTATCAAGCTACTAAGGGAAAAACAGGCCCCAGCTGACAAAATTGTTAATAAAATGCGTGAAGAGATTCCCCATGTAGATCATAATAAATTGTTGCTGGGTTATCTagatatttcaaaagagaaaaactttttcaagaaatttggTATTACTGGGGACCATAAAGTCGGTGAAgtcattatcattgatAAATTGAACAATTACTATTACACAAAAGATAATTTTGGCAACAATTTGACACCCAACAACCTTCAGTCACTCAGAGAAGCATTTGTTTCCCTAAACATTCCATCAAAGGCTCTGTATAACGCCAAGTTGGGGGGGAGGTTGATGAATTCTCCCTTCCACAGTGCTTTTAGTTTCCTAGACATAGTCCACCAGAATGGTATTTTTGGTTATTTGTtgattgttcttttgatCATTATGCTCTTTAAAGGCCCATCCTTTTGCAGAAGATACAGAATAATGAAGCACTATAAGGGGAAGAGGGATGTAGTTGGAATTCTGGGCAACGtggaaaagaagcaaaGTCAAGACTAA
- the BET1 gene encoding Bet1p (similar to Saccharomyces cerevisiae BET1 (YIL004C); ancestral locus Anc_7.135) has protein sequence MSSRFGGTNAYQRDSGRTQLFGTPDGSSNLDDDRSPAFGSTGKLDYSQSTLASLESQSEEQMGAMGQRIKALKSLSLRMGDEIRGSNQTIDQLGDTFHNTSAKLKRTFGNMMEMAKRSGISIKTWLIIFFIVGLLFFWVWIT, from the exons ATGAGTTCAAG ATTTGGAGGGACGAACGCTTATCAACGCGATAGCGGTAGGACACAATTGTTTGGTACACCTGATGGTTCGAGTAATCTCGATGATGATAGATCACCAGCGTTTGGTAGCACAGGCAAGTTAGACTACTCCCAAAGTACTTTGGCATCGCTAGAATCTCAGAGTGAAGAGCAAATGGGGGCTATGGGACAAAGAATAAAGGCCCTGAAGTCGTTATCTTTGAGAATGGGTGATGAAATTAGGGGCAGCAATCAAACTATTGATCAGCTTGGTGATACTTTCCATAACACGTCTGCCAAACTAAAAAGGACCTTCGGTAACATGATGGAGATGGCTAAAAGATCCGGGATTAGCATAAAAACATGgttgataatatttttcatagtaggcttgctttttttctgggTGTGGATTACATAG
- the URM1 gene encoding ubiquitin-related modifier URM1 (similar to Saccharomyces cerevisiae URM1 (YIL008W); ancestral locus Anc_7.129), with amino-acid sequence MVNVKVEFLGGLDAIFEKQRVHKVTVDKEDPVTVGDLIGHIVSTMIKNPNDVSVFIEGDSIRPGIITLINDTDWELEGEEGYILEDGDIVSFTSTLHGG; translated from the coding sequence ATGGTTAACGTAAAAGTGGAGTTTCTGGGTGGCCTGGACGCTATTTTCGAAAAGCAAAGAGTACATAAAGTTACCGTAGATAAAGAGGATCCTGTAACCGTGGGTGATTTGATTGGACACATTGTGTCCACCATGATCAAGAACCCTAATGACGTGAGTGTTTTCATTGAAGGCGACTCTATAAGACCCGGTATCATCACATTAATCAACGACACTGATTGGGAGCTTGAAGGTGAAGAGGGCTATATTCTGGAAGATGGCGATATTGTCTCTTTCACTTCCACTCTACATGGTGGATAA